In Zingiber officinale cultivar Zhangliang chromosome 3A, Zo_v1.1, whole genome shotgun sequence, the DNA window gatccctcggatgatcgagtgagagtttatctttacaaagtccacaagaaatccaaacaatcaatcaagaatgagaattaagcacaaatcaccattaatcattcaagatctaattgatacaagcaagacaatgtcattgaaacaagaaaatggaaaatccataagaaattacatcaatccatcatacaaatactcccttaatcctagaatacaagatctactccatgaatcgaggaagaatacccaaagaaataaaaattacaagtatttcttaaatccccaatccaagaaaccaagaaaagggggaaagagaaaacatatctacgaagaagcctcgtcttcggatccaatcctcgctccggagtcgaaatcgtcaagaactccccttgaatcgcccagaaatcctcccaagaatgggaggataccaccaaatcttgtctTCTCCCAAAGgagggagagatcccctttcaattcatgaaggagggtttaaatagagcaggaaattgggcgccacacggccccatgacacggccgtgtgagattcacacggccatgtccagttccgtctctgccaaagctgcacggccgtgtgactcgcacggccaggacccttctgctctctggaaatactacacggccgtgtggtgcacacggccaggacccttctgctctctggaaatgctacatgtccgtgtggtgcacacggccaccacctgcttggcctctggaaacctcacacggccgtgtagatctacacggccatgtaaggcatctgctctaatttcttcaaatcaagacacggccgtgtgagattcacacagccatgtccccttcccttcctgttaaaacaacacggtcgtgtgtggtacacggcctgatgctctctcccttcaattccttccaagcttgcccgaggacgcataatcttcaccaatttcgactcctgtgtacagaaaatgcacaaaaagcagatctccgaaccaaaagagtaaatacgctaaaaggaaagttggaagtataaaaatgcatagatcaagcatgctcaaagtatgtaaatgtgcgtaaaaacatgcataaaagagtatataatctacgcacatcaaaacCAAAGTAAacaaatttaattttcttacttgaaCTAAACCGAACCaaggcaaaaaaaaaacttaattattttatcaaTCACTTTCATCTAAAAGTCATTAATGAtcctaaaaataattataaatgcgaccctaaaaattttatattcatGTCATATTAACACTGTTACACTCCTAGTGATACCCTCAATCtatccattttttttcctttaaaattttgTGTCTTTTAAGTTCactaagttttgaccaaaaagtcATATATGACCTTAAAAAGctcttatttattttaaatttacacAATTGCACTCCTAGTGGTCTCGTGGACCCATCTATATATAAAGAAATGAGGCTTCTTTTGTGCTAATAATGAGTAGACAGTGTGGTGCCCTAATGAGTAGGAAATTTACCTCATTTTTCATTACTATCTAATGTGCAGGCCAAGCAACACGGGTCCCTATAACGTCACCAATAGTATCACATTCATCACATAAAATCCTCATTTGGGCTTGGATCAAAAGGGAACAAAGAGAGCATTGGTGTGGGGTTGTGAGCTTTCTCTACTAACCATTGAGCTAAGTTACCAATTGATAGCACTGAGGGGTAATCTGGAGATCACTGACACAATGAAGGATTTCTTATACTTGGGGGGTTTTGGAGTTTGGTAGTAGCCCTACTATCCCAACTAAAATTTAACTGCTCCAAAAATGAAAGAGATGAAACAATTATACATGGCACGTACCACATCCATTAGTAGCAGTTAGTAATTGGTCAGAATGATTGGAGTTTGTCCTCAAGGTCACAGTATCACCAGTGGAGTCTATTCTATAAATGAGAATACTATTAGCCACATTTCAGAAAAGAACAACAATATTTCCTGCATTTTATAACTGATTGTTGACTGTCATAGTGAAACTACAGTGTGTATTGAAAAGAAAGGTTATATGATGAATTACTTTCATTGGCAAGACCATTGATGTAGGTTTGCTTTATGCTTTACAACTTGGACAATAGATCTTTCGATGTACTATTTGGGTTGGAGAGATTCATCCAGCTTTTGCTCATTAGATAAGATGTCGATGACTGGTTTTATTGAAGCAACTCAAGGTGGAAAACATGCACATTAGATTGGGATGAGCTTGAAATGGTGGAAGTTTATCAACCTTAACATCATCTCCACTCTGATAAAGACCAACCATGGATCAACTCAGTGTAGTAGCATTAGGtcttcaatctcaaattcaacagTAGGGAAATAAAAACAAACCCCTTCAAACTGCAGCTTCCCCTCTCTTTTTTGTTGCACGTAATCATCCTGAAATGctcaaacaaacaaaatagttacTAACAACAAAGTTAGCCAATAAAAAATAACTATTCTTTCATGTATCACATACAATCTTTTTTGTTgtcattttgagaaaaaaaaacagtAGGTGCTTTCATGTATCTCAAGCACCCGTGGGTCCGTGTATCTAATGACACATATAAAGTTggacaaatctctaaaaaaaattCAGAGATAATGCAATTCAATCAGACTGCAAGATGAAGTAGCTAGACCCAGTTAACTTCAAGAAATGTTGagtaaaagaaggaaaagaaacgcTCATATTTTAATGATCTTCGCAGCTCTTATGAAAGGATTTGCCGTGGCGATTTGTTCTCTTCCATCCGCCTTGTAATCAAATGAGCAGTCATGGGAATCAGAGTACCGGTGAAGTTTGCAGAAGAGATCGCCGCAGCGGCACCAGAAGCCGGTCAAGCCCACCCTTTTCCTGCAGATCAAGCAATGCTTAATGGACTGAATGGTCGGGGATGGACGACAGTCTTCCTCAGTCTTCGGCGGGCAGGAAATCGGAACAGTAGGTGCCTGGAATCTCTCAGGCCTctctggagcttcaaatccttgaGGGGAAAGCTGCGGCAAAAtggaaggggaagaggaagaagaagaggaagaaggtttGAGAATCTCCGCTTCATCCTTGTTAAGATCACACCTTTCCCCTGCCATCTGTTTCAATTTCAGGACCAAATCGAAACAAAAATCAACAAAATCTTTTGATTAATTCAACGAAAAAGAAACCATCTTTGCAAGGGTAACAAACAGACTCAACAAGTAGGGAGATGATGAGATCGACGAGCTGAAATAGAACAAATCTGAGATTTTTCTCCGGGAAatcagaaaaatttaaaaaaaaaactatacctGGGGCACAAATAAATCGAGAGACGGCGGGCGTCTTTATACGATCAAAGGGCCTCGTCGAGCTCAGAAATCCGCTCACCAAGAAATGAGAGGAGAGCACACCGCgcgtcgtggaggaagatccagcggAGGCGGACGGTCGGTCGACAAgatggcgtgaagagattgtatgaggagagggaaagaaatatGGCTAGGGTTCGGGAACACGAAGGGGAAGACACGGCGCTGAAAAGATATTcagagagagggaaagcaaaaaCTGCGCGCGAGGGGAAAAAAGACCAAAGTCAAATACAACAGTTTTATCAAAACTATTGTTGTAACccctaaaaacgcggataaagacaacggtttataaaaccgttgtaaaaagtgttgtcgttttaaaaagaagtctctcaatgacaacagttttcacaaaaccgttgtcttttatatttaatagggagttcaaagacaatggttttggcaaaaatcgttgtctttgagcaaatacgcaacgctttctcttaaaaccgttgtcgtaggggtgttgtcttttaacatttttattgtagtgttcactcactaggtctttcacccgacttcactcaccaggactttccatctgcctaaccttccagttagaactttcccagtcaagtatctagtcaaccttgacctactcgactcttATTCAACCCAATCtgaaattgtaccaacaatctcccttgaTGAACGATTACACTTGCAAtctctatgtattgtcaaacattgaaacccaaatatcaagactcaagcttgagccaactcaagcatagtcaaccaggtcaacctttacctagggaatattgcaccaacaatttcccactttttgatgtttgacaatacctttaagttaggctaatcccatagcctcaactttccttcATGCCACAGCATGAATAagggcctaacttaaaccccacATTCTCCACCTATTGGCAtacataaaaaactctccccctgaagagttacccaacgttgttcacaacttcagtcgttgttcacaacaccacaatgagggtctcataccctttattatcctgatgctcatccttgagcattgaCAACTTAAATAAATGAATATATTCACTCTCCATTGTGCTCAAATGCCCTACCTTGAGTATTTTCACTAAAGAAGATTAACCACCCTCCaaggtataaaaaaaaattcatgtccttaaagagtaactccccctaaagacatgcatgtaacttctatcattgcaccaacaatgacttggagtccctaaacctttaggaacccaaatttaaaagttttgaggttcaaaaatttcaataatgaaaccaaacctcaacctaaacttctacttagtcttccttaaccaatccatcgttgttttcatcatgaaaactccccctaaatgtatacaaaggTGTTTCAAGGGGTTATGAATGGTTAGCTAgactaaaaatagttttaaatgattaaattaagctttccagccaaaatcaacatCTCAATTGATTGGAGtcgggtcccaatcgattgaaccattattcaatcgatccatgaatcaatTCACACAGTgtggatcgattggtggatcgatccagcaaactTATGCTCGCGGGAAaacccttctcaatcgatcacccgatcgattgggggactttaatcgatcgggtgatcgattgaagtgctgaatttttgaaatttattttcaataaacttcagaaactcccctaaaattctataaaatttcaaaaatgatgaaaattcatgtagacattccttagggttatatactatcaaggaaaaatagttttctatgaaaatacttcctattttcaaaaattaacacAACCTtgaaaaacttgtaaaaattttagtgttttcttctagtttgtgtctaacttttcaatgatgattactatcaaaagatagcctttaccaatgttttccaaaagcattttaaaatgattttcaaaaccaatatacaaccatgttctttgggctcaatacacatgacttgtacattagctttcccaatgattggaaaacacataactatgtgttttgatgaacctaaaactcatgaGAATGTACTaactcaacatcttgagttttgttcatcatcctaacatctcactagtATCTAATATGTAATAAAAACACATACaaatcaccttatagttctttgtgagatgtaaagtttggttttgccctaaactagggatcatgcatgtctatctaggcattttgaaattatgaacatccacctaggatgttactcGTTAGTGAATGCCATTTATCCTTACTTTACaagtaatttaaaattaatgcatgatgaattatggcatacatcaaaatagataattttcaaaagaaaatttcctacaactacatgatgtatgtatgacatgacatggtattttttttttatatttttcataataaggcatgaatgcaaaatatgatgtcatggcatatgatgggcaaacaaagcatggtaaattagcataaataaagtacctagattatctatctaagtgtccttaaaccttagctaacttaaaattaaaacctagattgcccattacttcccaagaaaatgccaaaacccagcTTGACATTTCTTTACACTTAATTTCTTGTGCCAATCAAGATTATATCAAATTCCTCAAcctatggcacattttactcttttaaaggaGTAATCACTTCAAATTTTAGGCCCGGATTTACCTTTAATTCCTTAAGAACATAtcaaagtcccaacttggtagttcttatgattctcccaattgtgccaatttaatttaaaattaattttctcaaattatggcacattttactctttccaaaagtaaatgaaaatccacttcattttcaaaggttaataaaaaccttaaaaatgctctccgagtgtcaacttcatcatgattgggttaactaccctttcaattagaattgacactctctaactcatctaaggagtagagaaaatgctcttacgaacccaaaacctattggtgctcattggatgctctaggtattcactagggataacttccatagataccttcctaatgaccttgttaggcttcttagaagccttggtcaccttttctaggtcaactctagggattgcctcccttgtgaccttcttagtgactttcttagacttcttagaagtcttagtcacgtttgttgttgtaacgaccacccttcttaatactctactactctctaagagtgaccgttacttaactactaactctacttaaccggtatgattaaaaaccacatggaaaccctaccgaaaaatttcggcagaatctcccctgtaccgatgaccttaaactgatatacaaatacaatatacttcagccacaggcggctggaacatctaTCAAGCAACTCatgcagtaaataatccaaaacaaaagaaaactataCCAGAAACCATCACACAATATTACAATTcgtctactatgtcctaataacatcaaaataacatataccatcccaaattctaaaatgcggaaacttaataatgaattacaacttcttacttccaaattttcttatcatcttaattaagaattaatctaaataaattcttaactaagtcccagggcttccatagtcctggcatcacacatccttcgagcaCCTCCTtttcgccttcctttctatatcttttcctttcctgtatctgcagtaagagaaaatgcaaactataagcaaaatttgcttagtaagcgctatctaactcacaaaaactcgatatgcatgtgaatatgctgaaaactaaaactgaatgctcaaaaggaaatctactcatgctcatctactagtaaaagaaacaaacatactgaaatactaaatatgtaaagctactcatgctcttctaataacagagaacagtaagctaatctaaataacatgctagcataaaagaaaactcaacttgctgattttaaaacaaagtgaaacttaattcatctgttctaaacttattctttaattcacttgtttaaaacttattctttaaaactttatacttatgtaaaacttgttttacttgttcaaaaacttatacttataatacttcaaaataataatcaacttcttcttgggcccgacaactgtacttgcttttacttttgtaacgacccgacccatttggcggcccatttggcgaccctcgggtcatcgaccgtcgaccgtcggccgtaccgttactactaggttatctaaacctagggacgactatgggagcccagcccaaggacaattgagagtccagtacagtgccactgataaaagtaaaatactcgttatcttttaatacttctaatatataatgccttggcattttaataagcaccttgtgtgccaaaatccctaaagtcttgactttgggatctacttaaggtcttggcctctttctttcttttcttaatctttcttatacttttcttataaaagaatgcttcttacaaaactaaaatgtttaaacaaattctaacactgcaattcttaaacaaaatctgcatacaag includes these proteins:
- the LOC122054090 gene encoding zinc finger AN1 domain-containing stress-associated protein 15-like, with amino-acid sequence MAGERCDLNKDEAEILKPSSSSSSSSPSILPQLSPQGFEAPERPERFQAPTVPISCPPKTEEDCRPSPTIQSIKHCLICRKRVGLTGFWCRCGDLFCKLHRYSDSHDCSFDYKADGREQIATANPFIRAAKIIKI